The genomic region GGGAGAGGACGGGTCGTCCGCCCGTACGGTGTCGTCCGCGCCCGCCGCCACCGCGTACTCCAGTGCGCGCGGGAGCAGGTCCGTGACCGTGACCCGTGTGGCACCCGCCGCCTTCGCCGCCGCGACGATCAGGCAGCCGATGGGTCCGGCACCGGTGACGAGGACGTGTTCGCCGGTCACGTCGCCGGCTCGTCGTACCGCGTGCAGTGCGACCGACAGGGGCTCGGCCAACGCCGCCCGGCGGAGGGGAAGTCCGGCGGGGATTGTTCGCAACTGTTCGGCGGGGACTACCACTTGAGCCGCGAAGCCGCCCTGGACGTGCGGCGAGCGGGCCGCGCTGCCGAGGTAGCGGGTGTCACGGCACACGTTCCGGCGGCCGTCGGAACACTCCGGGCACACCCCGCAGGGGGTCGCGGGGTGCACGGCGACGGCCGTACCGGGGACGGGACCTGACGTGGCGTCACCGTACTGAAGTACCGTCCCGACCACCTCGTGGCCGAGGACCATCGGCTCGCGGAGGCGGAAGTCGCCCACGCCGCCGTGCCGCCAGTAGTGCAGGTCGGACCCGCACACTCCGCCGTACCGGACGGCGACGAGGGCCTCGCCGGGGCCGGGGGAGGGGACCGGGAGTTCGTCCACGCGCAGGTCGTCCTGGCCGTGGATCACGCAACCGAGCATCAGTACACACCCTTTCGGAGAACTCAGAGAGCTCAGAGGACTCAGAGGACTTAGAGAACTTAGAGAACTTAGAGAACGCTGGTCATGCCGCCGTCGACGTACAGCATCTGTCCGCTGACGAAGTCCGCGGCGGGAGAGGCGAGGAACAGCACCCCGCCGATCAGGTCGTCCGTACGGCCCCAGCGGCCGGCCGGGGTCCGTCGGCGGACCCAGGCGCTGAACTCCGCGTCGTCGACGAGGGGTTGGGTCAGCTCGGTCTCGATGTAGCCGGGGCCGAGGCCGTTGACCTGTACCCCGTGCGGTCCCCAGTCGGCGCACATGCCCTTGGTGAGCATCTTCAGCGCGCCCTTGGTGGCGGCGTACGGCGCGATCCCGGGCCGTACCACCTCGCTCTGCAGGGAGCAGATGTTGACGATCTTGCCGTGGCCGCGCGCGGTCATGCCCCGGGCGGCCTCCCGGCCGACGAGGAAGGCGCTGGTGAGGTTGGTGTCGAGGATGCGGTGCCAGTCGGCGTCCGTGAACTCCAGGAGCGGAGCCCGCAGTTGCATCCCGGCGTTGTTGACGAGGATGTCCAGCGGGCCCACCCGCGCCTCGACGTCGGCTATTCCGGCGGCCACCGACGGGCCGTCCGTGACGTCGAAGGCGGCCGTGTGGACCTCGCCGGGCAGTTCCGCGGCGGCCTTGGTGAGCCGGTCGGTGTCGCGGCCGTTCAGGACCACGGTGCAGCCGGCCTCCGCGAGGCCCCGGGCCAGTGCGAGGCCGATGCCGCGGCTGGAACCGGTGACCAGCGCCGTCCGGCCGCTGATGTCGAAGAGAGGGTGAGTCATCGTCGTACTACTCCCGGGGAACGAGCTAGATCACTAGGGACAGGAGGAGGACCAGAGCGCCGGCGACCACCGAAATGATGGTCTCCATGACCGACCAGGTCTTGATCGTCTGGCCGACGCTGAGGCCGAAGTACTCCTTGACCAGCCAGAACCCGGCGTCGTTCACGTGAGAGAAGAACAGTGAACCGGCGCCGATGGCCAGCACGAGCAGCGAGGCGTGCGTGGTCGACATGTCGGCCGCGAGCGGGGCCACGAGACCGGCTGCCGAGATGGTGGCGACGGTCGCGGAACCGGTCGCGAGCCGGATCGCCACCGCTATCAGCCAGGCGAGCAGCAGCGCGGGTATCGACCAGTCCTCGGATATGTCCAGGATCATCTGGCCCACACCGGAGTCGATCAGCGTCTGCTTGAAGCCGCCGCCCGCGCCGACGATCAGCAGGATGCCCGCGATCGGGGCGAGGGACTTCTCGACGGTCGAGGAGATCCGGTCCTTGGTGAAACCGGCCGCCCGGCCGAGGGTGAAGATGGCGACCAGCACGGCCGCGAGCAGGGCGATCAGCGGCGAGCCGATCACGTCGAAGACGCGCTGCACCATGTGCGCGGGGTCGTCGATGACGATGTCCACCAGCGCCTTGGCCAGCATCAGCACGACCGGCAGCAGCACGGTGGCGAGGGTGACGCCGAAGCCGGGGCGCTTCTCCAGGTCCTCGGAG from Streptomyces sp. NBC_00878 harbors:
- a CDS encoding L-idonate 5-dehydrogenase, with protein sequence MLGCVIHGQDDLRVDELPVPSPGPGEALVAVRYGGVCGSDLHYWRHGGVGDFRLREPMVLGHEVVGTVLQYGDATSGPVPGTAVAVHPATPCGVCPECSDGRRNVCRDTRYLGSAARSPHVQGGFAAQVVVPAEQLRTIPAGLPLRRAALAEPLSVALHAVRRAGDVTGEHVLVTGAGPIGCLIVAAAKAAGATRVTVTDLLPRALEYAVAAGADDTVRADDPSSPAWPSEVDTAIEASGVAAGLDTCLRLVRRGGVVVQLGMLPPGQSPFAGNLVVSREIELRGAFRFDEEFDDALALLAREPRFDNLVSAVIPLTDAESAFTLAANRAESCKVLLDFGETEKYA
- a CDS encoding SDR family oxidoreductase, with amino-acid sequence MTHPLFDISGRTALVTGSSRGIGLALARGLAEAGCTVVLNGRDTDRLTKAAAELPGEVHTAAFDVTDGPSVAAGIADVEARVGPLDILVNNAGMQLRAPLLEFTDADWHRILDTNLTSAFLVGREAARGMTARGHGKIVNICSLQSEVVRPGIAPYAATKGALKMLTKGMCADWGPHGVQVNGLGPGYIETELTQPLVDDAEFSAWVRRRTPAGRWGRTDDLIGGVLFLASPAADFVSGQMLYVDGGMTSVL